From Pelomicrobium methylotrophicum, one genomic window encodes:
- a CDS encoding ABC transporter ATP-binding protein — protein sequence MAILEIRNVTRRFGNFTAVDHVSLSIEAGEFFTLLGPSGCGKTTLLRMIAGFDMPDEGEILLDGKDLGATPPEKRPIHTVFQSYALFPHMTVADNVAFPLKMAGKDPATIKAKVAEALQAVHLSDKAERFPHELSGGQKQRVALARGIVNRPRLLLLDEPLGALDAKLREEMQLELIKLQRDVGITFVFVTHSQAEALALSHRIAVMNRGRIEQVDEPSRLYGFPRSRFVADFIGNINMMEAEVKEAVPTHLVLTVPGLGDIHAPPADGVRPGMRGVFAIRPEQVRITAPGAAELKNHFPGKVHDFLYVGDVTTYIVDLENGARVEALLANSAPGRARFFEVGDPVDVAWRHDAGVFLSE from the coding sequence ATGGCGATCCTGGAAATCCGCAACGTCACCCGCCGCTTCGGCAACTTCACGGCGGTCGATCACGTGAGCCTGTCGATCGAGGCGGGTGAATTCTTTACCCTGTTGGGGCCTTCCGGCTGCGGCAAGACCACGCTGCTCAGGATGATCGCAGGCTTCGACATGCCGGACGAGGGGGAAATCCTGCTGGACGGCAAGGACCTGGGGGCGACTCCGCCCGAGAAGCGGCCGATCCACACCGTGTTCCAGAGCTACGCCCTGTTCCCCCACATGACGGTGGCGGACAACGTGGCCTTTCCCCTCAAAATGGCGGGCAAAGACCCGGCCACCATCAAGGCCAAGGTGGCCGAGGCGCTGCAAGCGGTGCACCTCTCGGACAAGGCCGAGCGCTTCCCCCACGAGCTCTCGGGTGGGCAGAAGCAGCGGGTGGCGCTTGCCCGCGGCATCGTCAATCGCCCCCGGCTCCTGCTCCTGGACGAGCCGCTGGGGGCGCTGGACGCGAAACTGCGGGAGGAGATGCAGCTCGAGCTCATCAAGCTGCAGCGCGACGTGGGCATTACCTTCGTCTTCGTCACCCATTCCCAGGCCGAGGCCCTGGCCCTGTCCCACCGCATTGCCGTCATGAACCGCGGCCGCATCGAGCAGGTCGACGAACCCTCCCGGCTCTACGGGTTCCCCAGGAGCCGCTTCGTCGCCGACTTCATCGGCAACATCAACATGATGGAGGCCGAGGTCAAGGAAGCGGTCCCCACGCACCTGGTGCTCACCGTGCCCGGGCTCGGCGACATTCACGCGCCGCCCGCCGACGGCGTGCGGCCCGGAATGCGGGGTGTGTTCGCCATCCGCCCCGAACAGGTGCGCATCACTGCGCCCGGCGCGGCGGAGCTCAAGAACCACTTCCCGGGCAAGGTGCACGATTTCCTGTACGTGGGCGACGTCACCACCTACATCGTGGACCTGGAGAACGGCGCCCGGGTGGAAGCGCTGCTTGCCAATTCCGCCCCGGGCCGGGCCCGGTTCTTCGAGGTCGGCGATCCGGTGGACGTGGCCTGGCGTCACGACGCGGGAGTGTTCTTGAGTGAATAG
- a CDS encoding ABC transporter permease, with amino-acid sequence MPTERLTRWLVSGPPFLFLLLFFVLPSLIMVVASFRHPGEFGGLAPLFPTQPGEEGGLTLENYRVFFGDWIYFQIFLKSFVIAGLTTVLCLVIAYPLALLIARSPRRHRDLMVLLVVLPFASNFLVRVYAWMIILGPFELLFTPVAVILGMVYVHLPFMVLPLYTNLEKHDPTLLDAAQDLGANAWHRFWKVTFPLSLPGVFSGSALVFIPVLGMFAIPEILGGIGDWMVGNMIKEAFLGVRDWPFGSMLSLMLTVCVLAVAGLAAWFAGRRLRHA; translated from the coding sequence ATCCCCACAGAACGCTTGACCCGCTGGCTGGTGAGCGGGCCGCCGTTCCTTTTCCTGCTGCTTTTCTTCGTGCTGCCGTCCCTCATCATGGTGGTGGCTTCGTTCCGCCATCCCGGCGAGTTCGGGGGGCTCGCGCCCCTGTTTCCCACCCAGCCCGGCGAGGAAGGCGGCCTCACGCTGGAGAACTACCGGGTCTTCTTTGGCGACTGGATTTATTTCCAGATCTTCCTCAAGTCGTTCGTGATCGCCGGCCTCACCACGGTGCTGTGCCTGGTGATCGCCTATCCCCTGGCGCTGCTCATCGCCAGGAGCCCCCGCAGGCACCGGGATCTCATGGTGCTGCTGGTGGTGCTGCCCTTCGCCAGCAACTTCCTGGTGCGCGTCTACGCCTGGATGATCATCCTGGGCCCCTTCGAGCTGCTGTTCACGCCGGTGGCGGTGATCCTCGGCATGGTCTACGTGCACTTGCCGTTCATGGTGCTGCCCCTCTACACCAACCTGGAAAAGCACGATCCGACGCTGCTGGACGCGGCCCAGGACCTGGGCGCCAACGCCTGGCACCGCTTCTGGAAGGTGACCTTCCCGCTCTCACTGCCGGGGGTCTTTTCCGGCTCGGCGCTGGTGTTCATTCCGGTGCTCGGCATGTTCGCGATTCCCGAGATCCTGGGCGGCATCGGCGACTGGATGGTGGGTAACATGATCAAGGAAGCGTTCCTGGGCGTGCGGGATTGGCCGTTCGGCTCCATGCTGTCGCTCATGCTCACGGTGTGCGTGCTGGCGGTGGCGGGCCTGGCGGCCTGGTTCGCCGGTCGGAGACTGCGCCATGCGTAG
- a CDS encoding ABC transporter permease yields the protein MPNFWLWYASLLAYAFLYIPLVIVVTFSFNDSKLNAEWVGFTLEWYHRLLNNTDMLLAARNSVLIALTAASIATVLGTMAGIAMHRYRPRLLPFMVFTPVAMPEILLGVSLLIYFLNSLKPLLSTVGVEFDLGLVTVIIAHITFCIGFVAIIVRARLAGMDESIFEAARDLGASPWQTFRLVTLPLILPGVIAGALMSFTLSIDDFVITFFTSGVGTKTLPLEIYTMIKVAVTPEVNAVSTLMMLITLAMIVIAGRVAPDVLRAKA from the coding sequence ATGCCGAATTTCTGGCTCTGGTACGCCAGCCTCCTCGCGTACGCCTTCCTCTACATCCCGCTCGTCATCGTCGTCACCTTCTCCTTCAACGATTCGAAGCTGAACGCGGAGTGGGTGGGTTTCACGCTGGAGTGGTACCACCGGCTGCTCAACAACACCGACATGCTCCTCGCGGCGCGCAACTCGGTCTTGATTGCCCTCACCGCCGCCAGCATCGCCACGGTGCTCGGCACCATGGCGGGCATCGCCATGCACCGCTACCGGCCGCGGCTTCTGCCCTTCATGGTGTTCACGCCGGTCGCCATGCCGGAGATTTTGCTGGGCGTGTCGCTGCTCATCTATTTCCTGAACTCCCTGAAGCCGCTTCTGTCGACAGTGGGCGTGGAGTTCGACCTGGGGCTCGTCACCGTGATCATCGCCCACATCACCTTCTGCATCGGGTTCGTCGCCATCATCGTGCGCGCACGCCTGGCCGGCATGGATGAGAGCATCTTCGAGGCGGCGCGGGACCTGGGGGCGAGCCCGTGGCAGACCTTCCGCCTGGTCACCCTGCCCCTCATCCTCCCGGGCGTCATCGCCGGGGCGTTGATGTCGTTCACCCTTTCCATCGACGACTTCGTGATCACCTTCTTCACCTCCGGCGTGGGCACCAAGACGCTGCCGCTGGAGATCTACACCATGATCAAGGTGGCGGTCACCCCCGAAGTCAACGCGGTCTCGACATTGATGATGCTGATCACGCTGGCCATGATCGTGATCGCAGGGCGTGTGGCCCCGGACGTGCTGAGGGCCAAGGCGTGA
- a CDS encoding extracellular solute-binding protein → MRRERRQTLRTLLAAAGLALVPGLRSARAQQAVLRMFNWNNYITEESVRAFESLCGCRLAQDYYADNEEMLAKLAAGATGYDLLVPTGNAVEALIKSDQLRPLDKSKLPNLVNIKPQFLNPWFDPGNRYSVPYMYTLTILGYNRQKVQALGLPTDTWALIFDPRYLRRIKGKVTVLDSQRELFAAALIYLGYDANESDEKKLKEARDLIIEAKPYWATFNAGSYFKELAIGNIWVAHGYSNDFYTAQQDAKAAGRPFTIGYSTPKEGAVFALDNLVIHKTGQRPDLAHLFINFWLEGQAPAAITNEIGAGNPNMRAMQFIKPEIAANRDLFPDAEQFKRLHDLRDYDRKTRRLLNRLWVEVKVR, encoded by the coding sequence GTGAGGCGGGAACGCCGGCAGACGCTGCGGACGCTCCTCGCCGCGGCAGGGCTCGCCCTGGTGCCCGGGCTGCGTTCCGCCCGCGCCCAGCAGGCCGTCCTGCGGATGTTCAACTGGAACAATTACATCACCGAAGAGTCGGTCCGCGCTTTCGAATCCCTGTGCGGCTGTCGCCTGGCCCAGGACTACTACGCCGACAACGAAGAGATGCTGGCCAAGCTCGCCGCAGGCGCCACAGGCTACGACCTGCTGGTGCCCACCGGCAACGCGGTGGAGGCGCTCATCAAGTCCGACCAGCTGCGGCCGCTGGACAAGTCGAAGCTCCCCAACCTGGTCAACATCAAGCCTCAGTTCCTGAACCCCTGGTTCGATCCCGGCAACCGCTATTCGGTGCCCTACATGTACACGTTGACCATCCTTGGCTACAACCGCCAGAAGGTCCAGGCGCTGGGGCTGCCCACCGATACCTGGGCTCTCATCTTCGACCCCCGGTATTTGCGCAGGATCAAGGGCAAGGTCACGGTGCTGGACAGCCAGCGGGAGCTGTTCGCCGCCGCCTTGATCTACCTCGGCTACGATGCCAACGAGAGCGACGAGAAGAAGCTCAAGGAGGCGCGTGACCTCATCATCGAGGCCAAGCCCTACTGGGCGACCTTCAACGCTGGCAGCTACTTCAAAGAGCTCGCCATCGGCAACATCTGGGTGGCCCACGGCTACTCCAACGATTTCTACACGGCGCAGCAGGACGCCAAGGCGGCCGGACGTCCTTTCACCATCGGCTATTCGACGCCGAAGGAAGGGGCCGTTTTCGCCCTCGACAACCTGGTGATCCACAAGACCGGCCAGCGCCCCGATCTCGCGCATCTCTTCATCAACTTCTGGCTCGAGGGACAAGCACCGGCGGCCATCACCAACGAGATCGGCGCCGGCAACCCCAACATGAGGGCGATGCAGTTCATCAAGCCGGAGATCGCGGCAAACCGCGACCTGTTCCCGGACGCGGAGCAGTTCAAGCGGCTCCACGACCTGCGCGACTACGACCGCAAGACCCGGCGATTGCTGAACCGGTTGTGGGTCGAGGTCAAAGTCCGTTGA
- a CDS encoding acetyltransferase, giving the protein MAFYDIFNGDADGICALHQLRLAEPREAILVTGVKRDVGLLARVAPRPGDVLTVLDISLEENRAALVRALEAGATCLYFDHHHSGELPRHPHLEAHIDTAPGACTSLLVDRHLHGRHRAWAVVAAFGDNLFDSAHRAAKPLGLSENALTKLRELGEAINYNAYGETVEDLHFHPAELYRRLSRYVDPFEFIAQDSAFEQLRRGYAEDMAKALAVKPALRAPAGVVYVLPDAAWARRVCGAFANHLARAYPERAHAVLVAAASGGGYVVSVRAPAMNPVGADRLCRQFDTGGGRQAAAGIHRLPAAMLETFAQKFQETFNGL; this is encoded by the coding sequence GTGGCATTCTACGATATCTTCAACGGCGACGCCGACGGCATCTGCGCCCTGCACCAGCTGCGGCTCGCCGAGCCGCGCGAGGCCATCCTGGTGACCGGCGTCAAGCGCGACGTAGGGCTGCTCGCGCGCGTGGCTCCCCGGCCCGGCGACGTGCTCACGGTGCTGGACATCTCGCTGGAAGAGAACCGGGCCGCGCTGGTCAGGGCCCTGGAGGCTGGCGCCACATGCCTCTATTTCGATCACCACCATAGCGGCGAGCTCCCCCGGCACCCCCACCTGGAGGCCCACATCGATACGGCGCCGGGTGCTTGCACCAGCCTGCTGGTGGACCGGCACCTTCATGGCCGCCACCGGGCATGGGCCGTGGTGGCGGCCTTCGGCGACAACCTATTCGATTCCGCCCACCGCGCGGCCAAGCCCCTGGGGCTTTCAGAGAACGCGCTCACGAAGCTGCGCGAGCTGGGCGAGGCGATCAACTATAACGCCTACGGGGAGACGGTGGAGGACCTGCACTTCCACCCCGCCGAGCTCTACCGGCGCTTGAGCCGCTACGTCGACCCGTTCGAATTCATCGCCCAGGACTCTGCGTTCGAGCAACTGCGTCGCGGTTATGCCGAAGACATGGCGAAGGCCCTGGCGGTGAAGCCGGCGCTGCGCGCGCCCGCAGGGGTCGTGTACGTGCTGCCCGACGCGGCGTGGGCCCGGCGCGTCTGCGGCGCGTTCGCCAACCACCTGGCGCGCGCCTACCCGGAGCGCGCCCATGCGGTGCTGGTGGCTGCAGCCTCCGGCGGTGGCTACGTGGTGAGTGTGCGCGCCCCGGCGATGAACCCCGTGGGCGCGGACCGCTTGTGCCGGCAGTTCGACACCGGTGGCGGCCGCCAAGCGGCCGCCGGCATCCACCGGCTGCCGGCGGCGATGCTGGAGACGTTCGCGCAAAAGTTCCAAGAGACCTTCAACGGACTTTGA
- a CDS encoding VanZ family protein yields the protein MCDGSDEVQTPTLRPFRLSLYAALAYTLLIAYASLAPFTGWRAPGRPLLDFVLAPWPRYVTRGDVLINMAAYLPFGFLIAVSLPRRLPKPAAVIIASLLGVALSFSMELGQQFVPGRIASNLDLLTNGAGAFLGAALAVPLLNRPATLSTLTGLRDDWFHTGRAADAGLVLVALFFFGQANPSLPWMTSRVFEAAVPLERLHAQAFSFTEWGLAIANTLALCILISLVVPRSRPRLWLCTVVLVAIGLGKLLSAHLLLKSEAVFQWLNVEASLGVAYGLAFAHLAFRLRRAFRVWVGMASTAASLVLAYAFEHAAATSTVLRLFDWRYGHLLNFNGITRFVAELWPVLAAAYFALAWLQLRKKKATTG from the coding sequence ATGTGCGACGGTTCCGACGAGGTCCAGACGCCGACGCTCCGCCCCTTTCGACTGAGCCTCTATGCCGCCTTAGCTTACACACTGCTCATCGCCTACGCCAGCTTGGCGCCTTTCACCGGCTGGCGTGCTCCCGGCAGGCCGCTCCTCGATTTCGTGTTGGCGCCGTGGCCGCGGTACGTGACCCGCGGCGACGTGCTGATCAACATGGCCGCGTACCTGCCGTTCGGCTTTCTTATCGCGGTGTCGCTGCCCCGGCGCCTGCCCAAGCCCGCCGCAGTCATCATCGCGTCGCTGCTGGGCGTGGCGCTCAGCTTTTCCATGGAGCTCGGGCAGCAGTTCGTGCCTGGCCGCATCGCGTCCAACCTGGATCTCCTCACCAACGGCGCCGGCGCGTTCCTCGGGGCGGCGCTCGCCGTGCCCCTGCTCAACCGGCCCGCCACGCTCTCGACGCTGACCGGCTTGCGCGACGACTGGTTCCACACGGGCCGCGCCGCCGACGCCGGACTGGTGCTGGTGGCCCTGTTCTTTTTCGGGCAGGCAAATCCTTCGCTGCCCTGGATGACGAGCCGGGTATTCGAGGCGGCCGTACCGCTGGAGCGCCTCCACGCGCAGGCGTTCTCCTTCACCGAGTGGGGACTCGCCATAGCCAACACCCTGGCGCTGTGCATCCTGATCTCCCTGGTGGTGCCGAGGTCACGCCCGCGCTTGTGGCTCTGCACGGTGGTCCTGGTGGCCATCGGGCTCGGCAAGCTGCTCTCGGCGCACCTGCTGCTCAAGTCGGAAGCGGTGTTCCAATGGCTCAACGTGGAAGCGAGCCTGGGGGTCGCCTACGGCCTCGCCTTCGCCCACCTGGCCTTCCGCCTCCGACGCGCTTTCCGGGTTTGGGTTGGAATGGCGTCCACCGCGGCAAGCCTGGTCCTCGCCTACGCGTTCGAGCACGCTGCTGCCACGTCGACGGTGCTGCGCTTGTTCGACTGGCGCTACGGGCACCTGCTCAATTTCAACGGCATCACTCGCTTCGTGGCGGAGCTGTGGCCGGTGCTGGCGGCGGCCTATTTCGCCCTTGCCTGGCTTCAGCTGCGAAAGAAGAAAGCCACGACGGGGTAA